The following is a genomic window from Nymphaea colorata isolate Beijing-Zhang1983 chromosome 3, ASM883128v2, whole genome shotgun sequence.
GGGACAAAGAGCTATTTTGCTATGAAAGTTATGGACAAGTGCTCCTTAGCAAGTCGGAAGAAGCTGCTAAGGGCTCAGACAGAGCGCGAGATCcttcaattgcttgaccatccATTTCTTCCTACACTCTATACACATTTTGAGACCGAGAAGTTTTCATGCTTGGTAATGGAGTTTTGTCCAGGAGGAGACCTGCACACCCTTCGTCAGAGGCAGCCTGGCAAACATTTTTCTGAGCAAGCTGCCAAGTATGATTCtggtccttttttatttttcctatagatctgatttcaattttatgaTGTGTTGCTACTGCACTTCATCTATAAATTTAGCCGTTACTTATCATCAATTTGTAACACATACAAGTTCCATTGGCAAAAAGATGCTATTGTTTCCTTTCCTATCTAGGCAACACATTATTCTGGAAGGACTTGAAACCTTTGAGAGGAGgaaatagtgggatttaatggCGACTGTTTGTTGCTGCTAGGGCAATATGAGGAGTTCACACTTgtgatttcatgtttttttggtttgtttttgtGTCCCAATTTCATTTTGATAACTGTTGATAAGCCTTTAAGGTTATCTCCATAATTGGGTTTTTATGACCTCAAGGTCATGGATTTTTTTAATGGTATTAATCAgaaatatatatgtgcattGCCACAATCTTGTAAGAAGATGTCTATAACGCTGAAAGGGGGCCGATCAATTCAAGGCAGGGGATGGTCGTGTTCGGTAATCTTGAAAAGTTTGACCAAAAAAGGATCATGCTATTGTACTGATAGTTCAAGCTCTTAGAGTTATGCATCTTGATGTTGTTTTATTAGCTAGTTGTTGATCCCTTCTTCCCATGTTTAACTTCAGAGGGTAAAGGGTAAAAGGTTTTTTTCAGAAGGGGTTAGCTGCTATAAAATGGATTGGACAGACTGGCCAGCGCAAGAACTATACCCAGAGTTTTCTGTTGGATGTGTCAGCTACAGTGCATGGTGATACGTAACAGTTTCGTGGTTAGATTGCTTAGCTTTATACACCATAATTTCTAGGTGCATAAAATGGTCTCTAAAAGTTCCATGGGCTGGGATACTATTTGTATGATTATCCTACCTACTCTTTATGATGGAAAGAGATCAGGCCATGCTCTAGCAAAGCTTTGTGGTATAACACCTGTTTCTGCTGCATGTCCATTGatgtatttttatataattgatGCTTAACAGGAGTCTAAATTTCTTATGCACTTGAACCAGTTAGTAATATTGAGAAGAGAGGTTTTTCCAAAGGTTTTGGCAAGTTGGTTGGACTTATGGATTCTGCTTTTCCATTTATGGATATATCTTGCATGTAATTTTCGGTGTTCAAATTCTTCTATTATTATGATGGCTTCAGTGAAGACAGAAGGATCAAACCTTTGTGAAAATATGTAACAGCTAGGTGTTAGGTATATATGTTTGTCTGCTGATTTTTCCATGCTTTTGCAACATTTTGTTTGGTTATCGTGATCTTTTGTGTTGCTTAGATGTTTGTCCATTTGCTCGAGGTTTGTCGTGCATGTTTTCTGATCACACCACCTTGCAGGTTTTATGTGGCAGAGGTCCTCTTGTCTGTGGAGTATCTGCACATGCTTGGAATTGTTTATCGAGACCTCAAACCTGAAAATGTCCTTGTAAGGGAGGATGGGCATATTATGCTTTCTGACTTTGACCTTTCTCTACGCTGTGCTGTGAATCCTACGCTTGTCAGGTCGTCATCTATAGAAACAGACCCGTTGAGGAAAAACCCTGTTTACTGTGTCCAGCCGGCATGTATTGAACCCTCTTGCATCCAGCCTGCCTGTGTCCAACCAACATGCTTCTCACCTCGCCTCTTCAAGAGCCGTtcaaagaaggagaagaagtcAAAAAATGAGATTGGTAATCAGGTTAGTCCACTTCCAGAGCTCATAGCTGAGCCTACAAATGCCCGATCTATGTCGTTTGTTGGGACGCATGAGTATCTGGCCCCAGAGATCATCAAAGGTGAAGGACATGGTAGTGCCGTTGATTGGTGGACACTTGGAATTTTCCTTTATGAACTCCTCTTTGGCAAGACTCCCTTCAAAGGATCTGGAAACAGAGCCACCCTCTTCAATGTCGTTGGGCAACCACTGAAATTTCCAGAGTATCCAGTAGTCAGTTTTGCAGCAAGGGACCTCATCAGAGGACTTCTTGTGAAAGAGCCCCAGCACCGCTTGGCCTACAAGCGTGGGGCAACAGAGATCAAGCAGCACCCGTTCTTCGAAGGTGTGAATTGGGCTCTAATACGTTGTGCAAGCCCTCCAGAAGTTCCAAAGCCAGTAGAAATCGAACCAGTTCCATTGGCAGCTGCATCCACAAGCGAGAAGAAGGTTGTAAGTGATGCTAATAATGAGAAGTCCGCTGGAAATTATTTagaatttgatttcttttaaatGTATTCATCGCCAAGGAAGTGCTGTACTATGATCTGAATCCTCTCTGTAGTAGTTCTGGCTAAATCTGCAAGGTGGTCAGAAAATCTGATTCAAGGtggctttcatatatatatatatatatatatatatatgtataacatcTTGAAGTTGTTGGAagcttttattattttaactaGAGATCTGGTTTCTTCTGTATAATTTTGTCGCTAATGTTGATTCAAGGGTtaagttttcttctttgcttGGAATTGCTTATATAATGTTTACCAGTTATATGTTTTGTTAAACTCTTGTATCTAAGAGTAAGTCTGACTAGGCATTAACAAACTGTGATAAATTATGCATACatattcttgttcttcttcttttattcattACATAGGAGGAACCCCCCTCTGGATTGAAGGCTTGGCTGCACTTGCCTATTTTCGTCTTTAGACACCATGCCCACGCTTACCTTCCCACATGCAAAGCGTCCCCCTCAACCTCTTGGTAGCTTCCAGCAGAGATCCCACCATACCCTTAAGTCTTCTGTATCTTCTGCTTTACCAGTCATCATCCGGCTGATTGGCGAGGAGACGATGAGGACTTGCGGGGAACAAGTGGAACTCAGTTTTTGGGGCCTCCAGGAACTCACATAGACTCAAACTTGGAACAGAGGACATATTTATCTatgagatctctctctctagatttgGTGGTTATTAGAAAGTTGACTGTCGTGGTCCTTAATTGGTCCATCATAATTTAGCCTATTGGCCCACTGATACCTCTTAGAAAGTTTATATCTTTACGTCTGTGGTCACTGAGGGGACTCCCATCCATCCACATCTGCATTAAGTGGTCCAACTTATGTGACTTGTCGGTTTATTTGTTCAAAGTTACTCATATTATGAGTTTGCTTTGGAGATGGCACTTGGGAGGAACTGGTAAAGAACAAGTGGGAACCCATGGGAAACTTAACAGCAAAGGATTTGAGAAGTTTTCTTTTCGTGTGCCGCAACTCTCGAAGCTCGAAAGTTTTTGGTGAGGAATCCCAATCATTCTGAAAGAATGATTCGTCAGTTGTTTTCTTCTATGGAAGAATCCAAAACTACTATTCTGGCTGATTTGTTTTCTCCGCAACTTCACAAATGCTTTTGTCCCAAGCAAAGTAATCTACGAATTAGGAAACTTAGATCCTTGTGTTTCCTTCATTTCCTTTACGGTTCGGTAAATCCCAACGTATTTACAACTTCTGCATCCCAATTTGATCTGTACAATTTTCAATAAGTTGGTATGATCAGACAAGATTAATGTATGGGGTCATGGAATAACATCTCCAGAACTCGAGTTCGATCAGCACACGGATGCCATCTTCAGTTTCCCCGATTCAACGGTGCCCCCGCCGCGAGAACGGCTGCAACAAGGAAAGACCAGCATGCTCATCTACCGGCAACTAATGACCAACAGATTTCTGGGGATGTTTCTGACCTTATGATCTTGTCATCAAACCACTCACTGACAGGTTCTACTGCAAATGTGCTAGAAACAAAGTAAACAACCTGGACTCATTTCTTTCAGTTCGTCCACAACCCATCAACATAAGCAATTTTAATGGgaggaaaatattttaaacgGAGGAAAATGGTGAAGTCAAAAGAAACAGCCGTAAAGACGGAGCAGTTGGGTTTTTCACCCGTCGATCGGCAGCCTCGCATCAGGATGATGCcgcacctcctcctcctttctttgCTATGACGTTCTGAAACAGTGAAAGCATTTACACCACACCCTATCTCCATTGTTCCTCTCAATGCCTTCAATTACTGGAGTTCGTAATCACGAAGCTTGGGCGTGGTGCCCACCAGAGGTAGGTTGGTTCCTCGGGCGGTTGCCGAGATTTGGTACCGATCCGCCTTGCTTTTAGGTCTTCTGGCAGATCTTGCATCAGCGTGGGGCCTAAGAACGTTTTCAAACACTGCCAACAAATTTTCCGTGCATGTCTCAGCGTCTGATCGTTGTGTTACGGCCAGTCAAACGCAGTTCCTGTTGCAAAAGGCTACTAAACAGGCAAAGTGGGTTATGGCCATTATGAGACCCACCGCCTGCTCCTCGAGAGATTGAACGGGGGAGCAGACAAAGAGGGGGTGTTTCTAAGGGAGGTAGTATAGCTGGTCGTGTATATGTCTGTCTAGGTTGTCAAGCAGTCTTGAACCTTGGGTAGATGAAAAAAGGGAGGGTTTTAGCTGTTTTACTTTCCTCAAAGGGTGtgtgaatgaatgatgactATAGTTATTCAAAGTATGATGGAAATGCCTATAAGTtatttctgtttatttttctctaaCATTCCATCATGATGGATAGAACAGCTCTAATTAGATGTTGGTGACTCTAAAAACAAGagtcaaatatatattaaaaataaaaaatctccaaaaattGAAAGATTTTTAGGAGTCAACAAAGTTCAAACGCTAATTTCTAAAACCTTAAAAAATACAGCATGATCCTTTCAAGAGTCGTATAAATTTTACCAATTTG
Proteins encoded in this region:
- the LOC116250005 gene encoding serine/threonine-protein kinase D6PKL2-like — encoded protein: MKKSPTPKVAQQPDGKQIVANGFGDIPPNSKPGEEKCILKPISSEAMSVAAAGLEQPSSIDSTTLPNGHPILSGSELVDAVQKLHLDQKRESLEHNGDKETRSLSQNGDVKDDQLIDGVKDSSASAKCSDGTSSVAKASESAKVSGQVEYVESGKSSMCRGSTSTDVSDESTCSSFSSSMSKPHKANDSRWEAIQFVRSKDGLLGLNHFRLLKRLGCGDIGSVYLSELSGTKSYFAMKVMDKCSLASRKKLLRAQTEREILQLLDHPFLPTLYTHFETEKFSCLVMEFCPGGDLHTLRQRQPGKHFSEQAAKFYVAEVLLSVEYLHMLGIVYRDLKPENVLVREDGHIMLSDFDLSLRCAVNPTLVRSSSIETDPLRKNPVYCVQPACIEPSCIQPACVQPTCFSPRLFKSRSKKEKKSKNEIGNQVSPLPELIAEPTNARSMSFVGTHEYLAPEIIKGEGHGSAVDWWTLGIFLYELLFGKTPFKGSGNRATLFNVVGQPLKFPEYPVVSFAARDLIRGLLVKEPQHRLAYKRGATEIKQHPFFEGVNWALIRCASPPEVPKPVEIEPVPLAAASTSEKKVVSDANNEKSAGNYLEFDFF